AATAGAACGCAGAAAACGCATCTTACGGGAAGTGCAGGTAATTCCTGAGCTCAACAACAGGAATATCGTTATAGTCGATGATGGCATTGCAACCGGCGCTACTATTTTTGCCGCTATAAGAATGTGCAAAAAAATAGGCGCAGCAAAAATTGTTGTGGCAACGCCGGTATGTACAGTTGATACAAAAAACGAGTTGTTACAGGAGGCCGATGATGTAGTTGTTCTTAAACTACCGGAAAAATTCTTTGCAGTTGCCCAATATTATGATTCGTTCAGGGACCTTAACGACCAGGAAACGTTGGGATTTCTGAAAAAATGGGAGAAAAGAACTGTTTAGATAAATCATTCACCCTACATTATTATTTAACTCACTTTTTTTATCCTCATACCGGTTAACCACATTAATTTCAAGGTGGTGGTATGGAGGCGCATAGTAGATCACATCGCTTTGTAATGAGTTCCTGTTGAATTTATCAGGAAAACATTAGACCGGTATGACCTGCTGGTGCTCTGCTATGCCATTGCCATGGCAAACCCCGTGAATCGAAAACCCCAGACTACAAAGCTTACATCATGAGCTACAGATCTCGTTAATGTTTCTTTAATACCCAATACAGCCCTTTTACATTTGCTTTCCATTCAGGCAATAATACCACCAGAACAATCTCCTCTAACAGATCTGCTGCAGTAGCGGTAAACGCTATATAAAAGATAAGTTCAACAGGGCGAGGTAAAAAGAAAAGCAGTATCAGGAACGTTCCCTGCATCAGCGCCGCGCATTTGGCCAGCCAGGTATGAAAGCTGGTGATCTTTTGATAACGAAAAATGGCCAACGCGGTCTGGGTAAGAAATAGAGCTACGAGTATAATGACAAATACCGCCTGCTGTTTTAAAAATTCAGGTTTTAATACCACCACAGCAACAATGCCTGCCACAAATGTAAGATCG
The Niastella koreensis GR20-10 genome window above contains:
- a CDS encoding phosphoribosyltransferase, whose translation is MFTNRKQAALLLAKALEAYRNKNVIVLGIPRGGVETAYYVARQLDAEFSFIIVRKLSYPGNPEYAFGAMAEDGTVYHNPKIDLSQEMIDAIEDQQLAEIERRKRILREVQVIPELNNRNIVIVDDGIATGATIFAAIRMCKKIGAAKIVVATPVCTVDTKNELLQEADDVVVLKLPEKFFAVAQYYDSFRDLNDQETLGFLKKWEKRTV
- a CDS encoding CDP-alcohol phosphatidyltransferase family protein — translated: MVNKSCYYIVNGITLYRLMMVPVLIGMVFMYQVDLFKWLLAISFFSDLIDGWLARRYHATSIIGAKLDSAADDLTFVAGIVAVVVLKPEFLKQQAVFVIILVALFLTQTALAIFRYQKITSFHTWLAKCAALMQGTFLILLFFLPRPVELIFYIAFTATAADLLEEIVLVVLLPEWKANVKGLYWVLKKH